The genomic stretch TGATATCTTTACCAAAATAGAAAAAAGTGAAGATTCCACAGAATTCAAATCACGTTTAGGACAGATTTTGGAAACATGGAAATTAGTTGATAAAAGTTCAAATCCATAAAAAGCGGATTTGATGTCTCACAAATCATTCACGAATGCATTCTAAGTTATAAATGAAAACTTCTCCAAGGATCACATCAATAGTAAAAGCGACTACTTTAGATACTACGAGTCTTGGTTTTCAAACTTTTAATCTATCAAAATTAAACTTAGAAACTGAACTTCATTTTCAATTACCAACGAACTTACGATTAGGGCATTTGGCAGAAAAAGTTGTTTCAGAACTCATTAAAGCATCTACCAATTACAAAGTACTTTATGAAAATATTCAGATACTTGACGATAAACAAACCATTGGCGAAATTGATTTTATTATTGAAGAATTAAAAACTAAACAGTTAATTCATCTGGAATTGGCTTATAAATTTTATCTATTTGATCCAACTATTTCTTCAATTCCAATGCACAATTGGATTGGTCCAAACAGAAATGATTCTTTAAAAGAAAAACTAGAAAAATTAAAAAGAAAACAATTTCCTTTACTCTATCATTCTTGTGCGAAATCTACATTTGAAACGATAAATATTGACGAAGTTTCTCAAGCGTTATGTTTATTAGTTTCATTATTTATTCCGTATAAATACAAAGGAAGTTTTAGTCCAACGTATGAAAAAGCCATCAAAGGATATTATTTGAATTTTGAATTATTTACCAAACTCGATAATTCTGAAAAAACCTATTATCTACCTTCAAAAAAAGCATGGGGAATTGAACCTTCTGAAAACAAACTTTGGACAGATTTTACGAATATCGAAAAACACATTCATACAAAGATTCAAGAAAAGCAAGCGCCATTATGTTGGCAAAAACATGGAGAATCTTATATAACTTTCTTTATTGTTTGGTGGTAAGTTGGTTTCTTTTACTAAAAATGAAATGCTTTATTGATATATATACTGAGCGCAGTCGAATATGAAGGAAATAGAAACAAATTATTAGGTGCATTTTAAGTGTTAATGAGTAGCTACTAATTTGTCTCTATTCTATAATCTAACAGCGTAGCGATCTTTTATCTTTAGTCAGTCAACAGTGATTGAAATGCTACAAATACCGCAAAAACTGAAACCATTTACGATTCTTCAAATACTCAAAGTCAGTTTCATTTCGGTATGCTTCTTTTTCAAAACTCAACGTACGATATGCTACAT from Kordia antarctica encodes the following:
- a CDS encoding DUF1853 family protein, with product MKTSPRITSIVKATTLDTTSLGFQTFNLSKLNLETELHFQLPTNLRLGHLAEKVVSELIKASTNYKVLYENIQILDDKQTIGEIDFIIEELKTKQLIHLELAYKFYLFDPTISSIPMHNWIGPNRNDSLKEKLEKLKRKQFPLLYHSCAKSTFETINIDEVSQALCLLVSLFIPYKYKGSFSPTYEKAIKGYYLNFELFTKLDNSEKTYYLPSKKAWGIEPSENKLWTDFTNIEKHIHTKIQEKQAPLCWQKHGESYITFFIVWW